The genomic stretch CAATGTGACGGCTGGGCGTGAAGGCTCGTCCGAATTGTGATCGATTTTAGTGAGGTATATGTCGGAAAATCCGATCCTTGAATAGGATGTCGGCTCCTGGGGGCCGTCGATGATGTGCGCCACATCGCGCAGATAGACAGGACGCCCGTCAAAAACACCCACCACCAGCGATGCTGCGTCTTCGGCGGAAAGCAGAAAGGATTGGCTGACCACATCCGTTTCCCTGTCGCCAAAAACGAAACTGCCAGCACTGAGCGAGCGGTCCGCCCCCTTGAGGGCGCGCTGGACTTCCAGCGGAGAAATATTGAATCCGGCCAGTCGATCAGGATGGATCTCGACACGAACCTCTCGGCTGCGGCCATTGTGCAGGGATACTCTTGAGACATCCTCCACCTCGGCCAGTCGGTGAAACAGTTCTTCGGCTATGCGTCGCAACTCGAAATCCGAATACCGGTCCTCGGAGCCGTGTTCGGCATGGACCGCCAATGTCACGATGGGAACGTCATCGATCTCGACCGGCTTGACCACCCAGCCGGAGACCACGCCCGGAACCATGTCCTGATTTTTGAGGATGGTGTTGTGGAGTTTGATCAGCGAGTCTTCCCGGTCCTCGCCCACGAAGAAACGGACGGTAACAGCGGTCATGCCTTTTCGGGAAATGGAGTAGACGTATTCCACCCCGTCGATCTGCCAGAGCAGCCGCTCCAGCGGGGCAGTGACCAGTTTTTCCACTTCGGCAGCGGATGCGCCCGGCACCTGAACCATGACATCGGCCATGGGCACGACGATCTGGGGCTCTTCTTCGCGTGGGGTGATCATGATGGCGGCCGCGCCCATGCACAGGGCGGCCAAAGCCAGGATGATGGACATCCGGGATGTCAGGAAATAGCGTACAATAGAGGGGATGAAGCCGTGGACGCGGGAGGGCGTTTCGCTCATTGCGCGGCCTCCTCCGAATGCCCGATGCCGATGGTCTCGTCCCCTTCGAGACCGGCCAGAATTTCGGTTTTCTCCCCGTAGATATCCCCGGCGCGAACATAGGTTGAATGCCATCCTCTGTGGGATTTAACCATGACGGTATCCAGTTGGCCCACCCGCCGGATGGCTTCGGTGGGAACCAGAACGGTTTCGTGCTCGCCAAGGGGAATGCGGAGTCGACCGAACATGCCGGGATATAGGCCCGGAATCTCGGGCAGTCGGGCCTTGACCAGAAATGAGCGAGTCACCGGATCGGCCAGCGGTTCGATCTCGTCAACCACGGCCTGAATGGAGGGTGATTCGCCCAGTGCGGCTATGATGACGTCGAACGTATCGCCGTGTCGGACTTTGCCGATCAGCGATTCGCGGACCATGGCTTCCAGACGAAGACTGGCGCCCGTTTGCAGGGTGAGCAACTCCTTGCCGGGAAAAGCGAGATCGCCGGGTTCGACCATGCGTCGGGCCACTTCGCCACTCTCCTGTGCGATGATGGTTGTATACCCCAGGCCGATTTCTGCTTCCTGCACGACCTTTTCCGCTTCGCCCACCCGTGCTTTGGCTGCGGCCACTCCTTCCTGTGCCTGACTCAGTCGGGCCTTGGCTTGCAGGTAGGCGGATTCGGCCTTTTCCACTTCTTCGGCAGTGACGACCTTCTGCTCGTGCAGTTGGCTCATGCGACGGTAGGTTGATTTCGATTTGTCGAATTCCGCCTTGGCAGCGTCGAGGAAGTCCCGGGCCTGCGCCTGCATGCTGGTGGCGGTTTGTTGTGCCTGACGCGCTCGCTCCAGACGGGTCTGGGAGGCACGGCTGTCCAGAACGATCAGTTCGTCGCCGGGGCTGACCTTGTCGCCCGGTCGAACCAGTACCTTGGATACGCGCCCCGTGACCTGTGCCTCGACACGGGTGTCGGTGCGGGCCTGCACCGTCCCTACCGCCTCGTGAAAGCGGGCGATCATGGTACGTTCGGCCTGTACGGTCTGTTCGGGATTGTATTGATTGCCGCTTCGACTCGGCGCAGTCGTTTCCGAACTGCAGCCAAGAAAAAGAAGCATTGTGACTATGATGAATATGTGAGCAGTCTTGGGTTTCATAGAGGTTTGTATAACATGAAACCACTGGGGAATGACAAGTGGAAAAACCGGGACCGGATTCGGTTACTCACTCACATCATGCATCATTTTTGGAAATGGAAGTGGAAATGTTTTGAGGAAATCTGCGGTCAAATACCGTCATCTGACGGAGGTGGGGGCAACATAGAAGTTGTTGTTAAGCGGGGTTCGGTATCAAGAAATGGTTGGATAAAGGGCAAAGTAAAAGTGCGCTGGCCGATTTTCCCGGCTGTCCCTGGCTCTTTGTTCGCCTCTGGGCTCCATGCGCACTCTATGCTGTAAAGCATCGCGACTCGTCTCGCTGATTTATGGCTTTAGAAGGTTTTATTGTGGTGTACCCTCCGTTGCAGTAATGCCGTGTATGTCATGGGGCCTATCCCTTATATACATACAGTAATCATTCTATTTCACTTGTCCATGATCTCTCATGGTGCCTTTGCCGCTTTCCACTTTAAATATTCTACTAAGGTAATTGGGTGTGCACTCGACCGGAAGAACCGGTTTTGAACTGACGCCAGCATTTCAAAATATACACTGTATGGTGGGTCGGTTCGTGCTAATGTAGTGCACGTTGCTTTTTCTTGAGCGGGCGACTCGATTCGCCACATGTACCGAAGAAGAAATCAGCGTCTATTTCCTCCCACCCTCCGTTGCGGTTAACGTCTTCCCCCTCAACTCTGGAGGGGATTTAGCCTTTGATTCATTTATACGCTTCACAGAAAAACGACGCAAGAGGGTAGGCTGCAAAAAAGTGACTGATGGCTGCAACCATCAGGCAGATTTGAAGATAAAAATGAACTTTTCCTGTGAGGGGGAGCAGATCACCGCTCGGAGACACTGGTCTTGTAATATGACCAATTATCCCAATATATTCCTGACGTAATTGGAAGGCAAGGAAAAACGAATTTTGCACATTTTTTGAGCCGTGCCGAACTTTCGTGACCAGTGGTCAGGATACCTGTTTGGTTCCATTGGGCTTCGACGAAGCAGGGGGATGTGCAAGAAAATGTACAGCGAAAAGAAAATGGGAAAGGAAGGCCTGATACGTTTTTGGGAACGCTTTGCCTGCCAAGGGTAAATAGGCTCAGGTCACCTTGTGAACAACGCCAAACAGCCGAAGCACATCCCGTGAAGGACGGCTTCGGCCACTTTGCGGCGAAAAGATGCTGCAGGGCTACTCTTCGAAAGGATCGCTGATGAGGTCGGCGACGCGGTCGGCATTCAGTGAATGCGCCTCGACACCCTGTGCCAGCATCTCAGGCGAGATACCCGCAAATCCCTGGCCTGCCTCTCGGGCTTCCGAGCGACCGGTGTTGCGATCAACCACGTTCATGGCGTCGTCCATGGTGGCATCCATGGCCTGGCCAGAACCCTGGTCCTTCCGCTGACGTATTTCCTGTATCTTCTGGCTGAGCCGATCAATTCGAGGATCGAAGCTGGTCGTGAAATCCATTCCGGGCATAATATTCCTCCTTCTTTCGATGTGTTTAAGAAAGCAAGAGGTGTGCTCAATGTTAAAAAGTGTGTAAAATCAGAAGTATGGTGATTAGGAGTGTCCGGCCATACGTCATTTTTTTCCGGTTTGAGCGTTTGGTTGTACCGGAATCAAAACAAAAGTTGCCATGACTGCGGCAAAGTAGGCAGCATAAAGCACAGGGAAAATCCATGCAGGAATGTCGGGGAAGAGCAGTCTGTCCACCCAGTGGAAAATGAACCCTTGATCGTATCCTGATGTCGCGTCATCACTATTGAGGCGCAGTTGTGACTCCCAGACAGTCAGCGGGCACAGTTTGCCGAGCAGCGCCTCCACAAGAACGAAAAGCATGATTCCGGCGTGCGTGTATCTGAAAAGCCTTGAGTGGATCAGACGCCATCGCAAAAAATGCCCTAGCCAGACCGCAGGAAGTCCCAGCGTGAGAAACAGGGCGATGGCAAAATGCAGCAGCAGGATGGCATCGGCCAACAGCAACTGCCATCCGTCCATTACTTTTCCTGCTCCAGTGTGCTGAAAAAGTGTTCCAGTTCCTTGATGTACGCATCGCCCATGAAGAGGTACCCGGAATTATGACCACCTTGCATCTCCATGAATGCCTTGGGTCCGGCATACGAAGCATACAGTCGTCGTCCCAGTGCGTAGGGCACGATCTCGTCCTCCTGCGAATGACCGAACAGAATGGGCAGATCATGGCCGCGCAGGGCGGATTCACTGTCGTACTGATAGCGGGCAAGGAGGCGGACGGGAAGCCACGGATACATGTACGCCCCCATGTCGGGGATGGAGGTGAACGTTGATTCGAGGACAAGTCCGGCAGGGCGGTATCCCCGGTCCAGGACGTCGGCAGCCAGTCGTGCCGTGACCGCGCCGCCAAGGGAGCGCCCAAAGAGGATTACGCTCTCGGGCGACACGTTTCGTGTCTTTACCAGCCAGTTCCATGCTGCCATGGCGTCGCTGCGCATGGCTCCCTCACCGGGTTCGCCTTCGCTCTTGCCGTACCCGGAATAGTCATAAACGAGGGTGGATATTCCCATCTCATGGAAAATACGAAGTGTTTCCAGTCGGTGGGAGACATTTCCCCCGTTGCCGTGCGAAAACAGTATGGTGAATCGCGCATCAGGGTGCGGCACCCACCAGGCGTGGATGTGGTTACCCAGCCCATTGAGAATCGTGACATCCTCGTACGGCAGTCCGATCAACTCGGGCGAGGCCACGTGCTCGGTTCTGGGGTAGTACAGCATCTTTCGCTGGGAAAGATACATCCAGACGACAACTGCGCCGTAGCAAATGACGGCGGCTCCGATAAGTTTCAGTGCGGTTCCCATGAAAATCCTTATACACGGAGAAGAAGTGTTTGTGGACCCTTCCCATTCTCACGCGGTTGGTTTAGATTCCCCGTCATGAATATAGCAGGCATTATACTGGCCGGTGGCCTCGGAACCCGCATGGGGCATGTGAAAAAGGCATTTCTCGATATCGGGGGACTGGCGATTATCGATCGATTGCTGGCAGTCTATCGCCCGTTGTTTCAGGAAATAATTATTTCGGCGCGTGAAGCGGATGAGTTTGCCGAGTATGGGCTGCCCGTGGCCCTGGACCGATTCGAGGCGCGAAGTTCGCTTACGGGCATCCACGCCGGTCTGGAAACCATGACCACGGATTTCGGATTCTTTTCCGCCTGCGATGCGCCCTTTCTCCAGTCGGGCCTGGTCGAGCGGCTTCTGGCCGAAATTGCACCCGATGATGACGTGATCATCCCATTGAAGGAAGACGGCTACCGTGAACCGCTCTGCGCGATCTATTCCAAGCGCTGCCTGCCGTTTATCGCGGATCAGCTTGCACAGGGCGATTTCAAGATCATACGCTTCTTCGAGCATGTGCGTGTCAAAGAAGTCCCGGTCGCCCGATTGTACGATGGCGATCCCGAGTTTCTGTCCTTTTTCAACGTCAATCGGCCAGAAGACCTTGCCGAGGCTCGACTGATGATAGGCGGAAAATTCTAGTCCAGATCGTCCAGATCCCACGGCTGGCGCAGGAATATGCCGGGTCGGATACCGGGATGGTCGCAGATGAACTCCACGAACTGACCGGGATGGGCCACTTCCAGCCCTTCATTGTCCTTGTTTTCCACGCCATACTTCTCACAACTTAGTCTAGGGCGTTCCATGCCGGGAATGAGCAGCTCGATGTCGTCGCTCATGTTCCAGCGGGATTTGGTTTGCACGCGCCATCGACCGTCGCCGGTCTTCTCAAGGATGCGGGCCAACACCGGACGCTTTTCACCGGGGTCAGGCGGCATGGCAATGGCACCGCGCCGTTCCGGGTCGAAGAAACCGGTGGTCAGGGGCCGTGAAGCGGCATTAACCACTTCGGATAAATATTTTTCCGGCTTGAACTCCCCTTTGGGGATGTCATTGAGAGCGGTCTTGTAGGCATCCACCACCTGCGCGAGGTAGGCGGAGCTTTTGGTGCGGCCTTCCAACTTGAGGGAGGCGACCTTCATGCGTGAAAACCACTCCACATAGTGCATGAGGCACAAATCCTGCGCAGCGAAAATCTTGGTCCAGCCCCCGGTCTCATGACCCAGCGTCAAAGCGGGATCAGCCATGGTTTCAGCCGGAGTCTCATCTCCACCCAGCGGCTCGAAGCTGAAGTCGTCTTCCTCTTCGTCGAAGCTGAACTCTTCTTCCGGTTTTTCGATGGGGTACTCGCGAATCTCCCACAACGCTTCACCGGGGCGGGTGCGCTCCTCAAAAGTGACGGTGTGTGGCTTGTATTCATAGCGGCATGGATGGGAACACTCGCCGAGGTTGCCGGGGCGGTCGTTGAGGTAGGCCGACATGTAGCAGCGACCCGAGACCGCCATGCACATGGCGCCATGTACGAAAACTTCGAGATCAACATCCGGCATCTCGGTGCGAGCAATGGCCAGCATTTCCATGAGTTCCTGCGAGCGCAGTTCGCGGGCCACGTTGACACGACTGGCGCCGCACTCCTGCCAGAATCGGATGGATTCGGAGTTGGAGGTGTTGGCCTGTGTGGAAACATGAACCGGAATTTCCGGTGCCAGTCGGCGGACCATGCGGATGACGCCGGGATCGGCAGCGATGATGGCGTCGGGCTTCAGTTCCCGCAGCCGTTCGATGTATTCCTTCACTGCGGGGATCATGGACTCTCGCGGGTAGACGTTCAGGGTGAAGTAGACCTTCACGTTGGCGTCGTGGGCGAGTTCTATGGCGCGTTCGAGTTCTTCCGGGGAAAAGCCTCCGGCTCCGGCGCGCAGGTTCAGGCTGTCGCCGCCAAGATAGACGGCGTCCGCTCCGTAGAGAATGGCTGTTTCCAGTTTTTCCATGTCTCCGGCGGGGACCAGTAATTCAGGTATATGTGGATTGCTTGCTGTCATTGTTTTTCCGTGTCGCAGTGGCGACAGAGGAAGGCTACAACATCGGGGCTGCCAAGCCAAGTGGAATGGCAAAATACGAGAGGCCGCACCCCTTGAACAGGGGGACGGCCTCCACGCTCTCTCTCGCAGGACTTCTAAATCAGCTTGAGCGGTTCCAGGTAGACCTCGCCCTTGAAGGTCAGTTCGGCCGCCCCCTGAAGAAAGACAGTGCCTTCTTCAAGAAATATGGTCAGTACTTCGCCGCCCGTGGTGGTCAGGTCGGCGCGCTCCGCCGTCAGTCCCAGAGTGTTGGCGACAAGCTGGGTGGCTGCGGCACCGGTGCCGCAA from Pseudodesulfovibrio profundus encodes the following:
- a CDS encoding U32 family peptidase; this translates as MTASNPHIPELLVPAGDMEKLETAILYGADAVYLGGDSLNLRAGAGGFSPEELERAIELAHDANVKVYFTLNVYPRESMIPAVKEYIERLRELKPDAIIAADPGVIRMVRRLAPEIPVHVSTQANTSNSESIRFWQECGASRVNVARELRSQELMEMLAIARTEMPDVDLEVFVHGAMCMAVSGRCYMSAYLNDRPGNLGECSHPCRYEYKPHTVTFEERTRPGEALWEIREYPIEKPEEEFSFDEEEDDFSFEPLGGDETPAETMADPALTLGHETGGWTKIFAAQDLCLMHYVEWFSRMKVASLKLEGRTKSSAYLAQVVDAYKTALNDIPKGEFKPEKYLSEVVNAASRPLTTGFFDPERRGAIAMPPDPGEKRPVLARILEKTGDGRWRVQTKSRWNMSDDIELLIPGMERPRLSCEKYGVENKDNEGLEVAHPGQFVEFICDHPGIRPGIFLRQPWDLDDLD
- a CDS encoding DUF2784 domain-containing protein; translated protein: MDGWQLLLADAILLLHFAIALFLTLGLPAVWLGHFLRWRLIHSRLFRYTHAGIMLFVLVEALLGKLCPLTVWESQLRLNSDDATSGYDQGFIFHWVDRLLFPDIPAWIFPVLYAAYFAAVMATFVLIPVQPNAQTGKK
- the mobA gene encoding molybdenum cofactor guanylyltransferase, encoding MNIAGIILAGGLGTRMGHVKKAFLDIGGLAIIDRLLAVYRPLFQEIIISAREADEFAEYGLPVALDRFEARSSLTGIHAGLETMTTDFGFFSACDAPFLQSGLVERLLAEIAPDDDVIIPLKEDGYREPLCAIYSKRCLPFIADQLAQGDFKIIRFFEHVRVKEVPVARLYDGDPEFLSFFNVNRPEDLAEARLMIGGKF
- a CDS encoding efflux RND transporter periplasmic adaptor subunit — translated: MLLFLGCSSETTAPSRSGNQYNPEQTVQAERTMIARFHEAVGTVQARTDTRVEAQVTGRVSKVLVRPGDKVSPGDELIVLDSRASQTRLERARQAQQTATSMQAQARDFLDAAKAEFDKSKSTYRRMSQLHEQKVVTAEEVEKAESAYLQAKARLSQAQEGVAAAKARVGEAEKVVQEAEIGLGYTTIIAQESGEVARRMVEPGDLAFPGKELLTLQTGASLRLEAMVRESLIGKVRHGDTFDVIIAALGESPSIQAVVDEIEPLADPVTRSFLVKARLPEIPGLYPGMFGRLRIPLGEHETVLVPTEAIRRVGQLDTVMVKSHRGWHSTYVRAGDIYGEKTEILAGLEGDETIGIGHSEEAAQ
- a CDS encoding alpha/beta hydrolase, which gives rise to MGTALKLIGAAVICYGAVVVWMYLSQRKMLYYPRTEHVASPELIGLPYEDVTILNGLGNHIHAWWVPHPDARFTILFSHGNGGNVSHRLETLRIFHEMGISTLVYDYSGYGKSEGEPGEGAMRSDAMAAWNWLVKTRNVSPESVILFGRSLGGAVTARLAADVLDRGYRPAGLVLESTFTSIPDMGAYMYPWLPVRLLARYQYDSESALRGHDLPILFGHSQEDEIVPYALGRRLYASYAGPKAFMEMQGGHNSGYLFMGDAYIKELEHFFSTLEQEK